The following coding sequences are from one uncultured Bacteroides sp. window:
- a CDS encoding pyridoxal phosphate-dependent aminotransferase, with translation MPTISLRGNEMPASPIRKLAPLADAAKQRGVEVFYLNIGQPDLPTPQAAIDAIRNIDRKVLEYSPSAGYRSYREKLTTYYKKFNINLTADDIIITTGGSEAVLFAFLSCLNPGDEIIVPEPAYANYMAFAISAGAKIRTIATTIEEGFSLPKVEKFEELINERTKGILICNPNNPTGYLYSRREMNQIRDLVKKYDLFLFSDEVYREFIYTGSPYISACHLEGIQNNVVLIDSVSKRYSECGIRIGALITKNKEIRDAVMKFCQARLSPPLIGQIAAEASLDASIEYSREVYDEYVERRKCLIDGLNRIPGVYSPIPMGAFYTVAKLPVDDSDKFCAWCLSDFEYEGQTVFMAPASGFYTTPGSGYNEVRIAYVLNQEDLNRALFVLQKALEVYPGRVD, from the coding sequence ATGCCAACAATTTCTCTTCGCGGTAATGAGATGCCCGCATCTCCTATCAGAAAACTGGCTCCATTGGCTGATGCCGCTAAACAACGTGGAGTAGAAGTATTTTATCTGAACATAGGTCAACCAGACCTGCCTACGCCTCAGGCCGCGATTGATGCGATACGTAATATTGACCGTAAAGTGTTGGAATATAGTCCGAGTGCCGGATATAGAAGTTATCGCGAGAAACTTACCACATACTATAAGAAGTTTAATATAAATCTGACTGCTGATGATATTATCATAACTACCGGAGGATCGGAAGCGGTGCTTTTTGCTTTTCTTTCTTGTTTGAATCCTGGAGATGAAATTATCGTGCCGGAACCTGCTTATGCTAATTATATGGCTTTTGCTATCTCTGCAGGTGCGAAGATACGTACAATTGCTACTACGATAGAAGAGGGTTTTTCTCTTCCTAAAGTTGAGAAATTTGAAGAGTTGATTAATGAACGTACCAAAGGCATTCTGATTTGTAATCCTAATAATCCTACTGGTTATCTGTATTCCCGTCGTGAGATGAATCAAATTCGAGATTTGGTGAAGAAATATGATTTGTTTCTTTTCTCGGATGAAGTTTATCGTGAATTTATCTATACTGGTTCCCCTTATATTTCTGCTTGTCACTTGGAGGGGATTCAGAATAATGTGGTACTGATTGATTCGGTGTCGAAACGTTACTCTGAATGTGGCATTCGCATCGGGGCATTGATTACTAAAAATAAAGAGATACGGGATGCGGTGATGAAGTTCTGTCAGGCTCGTTTAAGTCCTCCTCTAATAGGACAAATAGCTGCGGAGGCTTCTTTAGATGCTTCTATTGAATATTCCAGAGAAGTATATGATGAATATGTAGAGCGTCGTAAGTGTCTTATTGATGGGTTGAATCGTATTCCGGGTGTTTATTCTCCTATCCCTATGGGAGCTTTTTATACTGTAGCCAAACTTCCTGTGGATGATTCTGATAAATTTTGTGCATGGTGCCTTTCTGATTTTGAGTATGAAGGGCAAACAGTTTTCATGGCTCCTGCTTCGGGCTTTTACACTACTCCGGGTTCGGGATACAATGAAGTACGTATTGCTTATGTGTTGAATCAGGAAGATTTGAATCGTGCGCTTTTTGTATTGCAAAAAGCTCTTGAAGTATATCCTGGTAGAGTGGATTAA
- a CDS encoding acyltransferase family protein: MYKYITIAKGIGILLVIAGHFTSIYYSPSFYDGLRDWLYSFHMPLFMALSGFLFNHSLQKTSEKTHLFPFIRKKFLRLMVPYFFVSFFIAAFKELLGKGRIVNTSYLRELCYMNVGGIAVFLWFLYALFIIFVVVGFCMQFKYGFACLGAFSITIFFLPFPEFLFLSYVHIYLLYFWLGMLLHRSVQIGILSFSAKEFFFALFFFTVAYACHTMGHSGFLKMLENLLCGIFGSYAIICFSKYLSTISSFFHGGLLNIGKKSFFIYLMHMIGVSLVCALYEKIEVYTPFTYLVALILALLAGVLLSLLIERYLISHSKCLTWLMGGK; the protein is encoded by the coding sequence ATGTACAAATATATTACAATAGCAAAAGGCATTGGTATTTTACTGGTAATAGCAGGACATTTTACTTCAATTTATTATTCTCCAAGCTTTTATGATGGATTGAGAGATTGGCTTTATTCTTTTCATATGCCCTTGTTTATGGCATTATCTGGCTTTCTTTTCAATCATTCACTTCAAAAAACATCAGAGAAGACGCATTTATTTCCTTTTATCCGTAAAAAATTTCTTCGTCTGATGGTACCCTACTTTTTTGTTTCATTTTTTATCGCTGCTTTTAAAGAGCTTTTGGGAAAGGGTAGAATTGTAAATACAAGTTATCTAAGGGAATTATGCTATATGAATGTAGGAGGTATCGCTGTTTTCCTTTGGTTTCTATATGCTTTATTTATCATTTTTGTTGTTGTAGGATTTTGTATGCAGTTCAAATATGGCTTTGCATGTTTAGGAGCTTTTTCTATAACGATTTTCTTCTTACCTTTTCCTGAATTCCTTTTTTTGTCGTATGTGCACATCTACCTGCTCTATTTTTGGTTGGGCATGCTTCTACATCGAAGTGTGCAAATTGGAATACTATCTTTCTCAGCAAAAGAATTTTTCTTTGCTCTTTTTTTCTTTACTGTAGCTTATGCTTGTCATACAATGGGACATTCAGGTTTCCTGAAAATGCTAGAAAATCTTCTGTGTGGAATTTTTGGCAGCTATGCAATAATTTGTTTTTCTAAATATTTATCCACCATTTCATCTTTTTTTCATGGAGGATTATTGAATATAGGGAAGAAAAGCTTTTTTATTTATCTAATGCACATGATAGGAGTATCTCTTGTGTGTGCCCTATATGAAAAAATAGAGGTTTATACTCCTTTTACTTATCTTGTGGCTCTTATTTTAGCCTTGCTGGCAGGAGTTTTATTATCTTTGCTGATTGAACGTTATCTTATTTCACATAGTAAATGCCTGACATGGCTAATGGGAGGGAAGTAA
- a CDS encoding FtsX-like permease family protein produces the protein MNLALFISKRIYSNVDGGKQVSRPAVLIAMIGIAIGLAVMIISVAVVIGFKNEVRNKVIGFGSHIQISNFDAVRSYETRPVVANDSMMAALSNYPEVRHVQRYSTKPGMIKTNDAFQGMVLKGVGPEFDPSFFRENLIEGEIPMFSDSVSSNQVVISKALATKMNLKLGDQIYTYYIQKNIRARKLTIKGIYQTNFAEYDNLFLLTDISMVNRLNGWKPEQVSGVELQVKDYSKLEDTTYKIAADTDNKSDCFGGVYYVRNIQQLNPQIFAWLGLLDLNVWVILFLMVGVAGFTMISGLLIIIIERTNMIGVLKALGADNFTIRKTFLWFSVFLIGKGMLWGNIIGLAFYYLQSQFGLFKLDPATYYVDTVPVSFNIWLFLLINIGALLVSVLMLLGPSYLITKINPAVSMRYE, from the coding sequence ATGAATTTGGCTCTATTTATATCCAAACGTATCTATAGTAATGTAGACGGAGGTAAACAAGTGTCCCGTCCTGCGGTACTTATTGCTATGATTGGTATCGCTATTGGTTTGGCAGTAATGATTATTTCAGTAGCGGTAGTTATTGGTTTTAAAAATGAGGTGCGTAATAAAGTAATAGGCTTTGGTTCTCATATTCAAATTAGTAATTTCGATGCTGTTCGTTCTTATGAAACTCGTCCAGTAGTGGCCAATGACAGTATGATGGCTGCTTTATCTAATTATCCCGAAGTAAGACACGTGCAGCGCTATTCTACTAAACCAGGGATGATAAAAACAAATGATGCTTTTCAAGGGATGGTTTTGAAAGGGGTGGGACCGGAGTTTGATCCTTCTTTTTTTCGTGAAAATTTGATAGAAGGCGAGATACCGATGTTCAGTGATTCAGTGTCTTCTAATCAAGTGGTTATTTCTAAAGCATTGGCCACCAAAATGAATTTGAAGTTGGGAGATCAGATCTATACCTATTATATACAGAAAAATATTCGTGCCCGAAAGCTGACTATTAAAGGTATTTATCAGACAAACTTTGCTGAATACGATAATTTGTTTCTGCTTACGGATATTTCTATGGTGAACCGTTTGAATGGTTGGAAACCTGAACAGGTTAGCGGAGTGGAACTTCAAGTGAAAGATTATAGTAAATTAGAAGATACTACGTACAAGATAGCTGCTGATACTGATAATAAATCCGATTGTTTTGGAGGAGTGTATTATGTACGAAATATACAACAGTTGAACCCTCAAATATTTGCTTGGCTAGGTTTGCTTGATCTTAATGTGTGGGTCATTCTTTTCTTAATGGTAGGTGTAGCTGGTTTTACAATGATTTCCGGGCTGCTAATCATTATTATTGAACGAACTAATATGATTGGCGTTCTTAAAGCTTTGGGGGCAGATAATTTCACTATACGTAAAACCTTTTTGTGGTTCTCCGTTTTCTTGATTGGTAAAGGAATGTTGTGGGGAAATATTATTGGATTGGCTTTTTACTATCTGCAGTCTCAATTTGGATTATTCAAGCTTGATCCGGCAACATATTATGTGGATACAGTCCCTGTCTCTTTTAATATATGGCTCTTTTTATTGATAAATATCGGTGCGTTGCTTGTTTCCGTATTGATGTTACTCGGTCCTTCTTATCTTATTACCAAGATTAATCCTGCTGTTTCTATGCGTTATGAATAA
- a CDS encoding glycosyltransferase — MEALAFNTIDTILLSVSAILFIVQVIYYFGIYNRIHAHNRATQKGNVHFTKDLPPLSVVICARDESENLHKHLPAILEQDYPNFEVIVINDGSTDETETVLCALEEKYQHLYHSFTPEGSRYLSRKKLALTLGIKASKYDWLVFTEARCQPTSNQWLRLMARNFTSRTEVVLGYSGYERGKGWLCKRIAFDSLFTSITYLGWALAGKPYMGFGRNMAYRKKLFFNKKGFASHLNLQRGDDDLFINEVANGNNTRVETDANAVMRMQPVEYYKDWKEEKVSYIATSKYYKRIQRFLQKIETTSRLWFHFIIIIAIVISALNFHWLVSGIAFLIWVIRYTMQAIIINRTATDMKEKRHYYALLPIFDFLLPLQTLSFKIYLLYRGKNDFMRR; from the coding sequence ATGGAAGCATTAGCATTCAACACTATTGATACGATCCTTCTTTCTGTATCAGCCATTCTCTTTATTGTTCAGGTAATTTATTACTTCGGAATCTATAATCGAATACATGCCCATAACCGTGCTACGCAAAAAGGGAATGTACACTTCACAAAAGATCTCCCCCCGTTATCTGTTGTTATCTGTGCCCGTGATGAATCAGAAAATCTTCACAAACATCTTCCTGCTATCCTGGAACAAGATTATCCTAACTTTGAAGTTATTGTAATTAATGACGGCTCAACGGACGAAACTGAAACTGTGCTATGCGCATTGGAAGAGAAATATCAACATCTCTATCACAGCTTTACACCTGAAGGATCGCGCTACTTAAGTCGTAAAAAATTAGCTCTGACCCTAGGAATCAAAGCTAGTAAATATGATTGGCTTGTATTTACAGAAGCTCGTTGTCAACCGACTAGTAACCAATGGTTACGATTGATGGCACGTAACTTTACTTCCCGAACTGAAGTAGTTTTGGGATATAGCGGCTATGAACGAGGCAAAGGTTGGCTGTGTAAAAGGATAGCCTTCGATTCTCTGTTTACTTCCATTACTTATTTAGGATGGGCCCTAGCAGGCAAACCATACATGGGTTTTGGTCGAAATATGGCTTATCGCAAAAAACTCTTTTTTAATAAGAAAGGGTTCGCCTCACATCTTAACTTACAACGAGGAGATGATGATTTATTCATCAATGAAGTGGCCAACGGAAACAATACGCGAGTTGAAACAGATGCAAATGCCGTAATGAGAATGCAACCGGTAGAATATTATAAAGATTGGAAAGAAGAAAAAGTGAGCTACATTGCAACCAGTAAATATTATAAAAGAATACAAAGATTCCTGCAAAAAATAGAAACCACATCTAGACTTTGGTTTCATTTCATTATTATAATTGCAATAGTAATAAGTGCTCTTAATTTTCACTGGTTAGTAAGTGGAATCGCATTCTTAATATGGGTTATACGCTACACTATGCAAGCAATAATCATCAACAGAACGGCTACAGATATGAAAGAAAAAAGACATTATTACGCTCTTCTTCCGATTTTTGACTTTCTATTACCTTTACAAACACTCTCCTTTAAAATATATCTATTATATAGAGGTAAAAACGACTTTATGAGAAGATAA
- a CDS encoding SusD/RagB family nutrient-binding outer membrane lipoprotein has translation MAKQAVIDATTDAAGLFTSNADIFQFIYTSSPQQNPAAAWFETRDDYRISKTMVNKLYELSDPRLSVYAQLPSDETVGIYVGAANGLSNSDANSQGFAKTSKPGTYFLTSESPAVIFSYSEVLFDLAEATARGYISGDAAQLYQDAIIASFNQFGITDATSINAYLSQPSVIYNAANYKQSIGVQKWIAFFGQGLDAFAEWRRLDYPLLTAGPSTVLDGAMPLRFFYPGTEQSLNGISYQVAVANQGADLLTTKLWFDVN, from the coding sequence TTGGCTAAGCAAGCTGTTATTGATGCTACTACAGATGCTGCCGGGCTATTTACAAGCAATGCTGATATATTTCAATTCATTTATACCAGTTCACCACAACAAAATCCTGCCGCTGCCTGGTTTGAAACGCGTGATGATTACCGCATTTCCAAAACAATGGTCAATAAGTTGTATGAACTTTCTGATCCTCGCCTTTCAGTATATGCACAATTACCTAGTGATGAAACCGTAGGGATATATGTGGGAGCAGCCAATGGCTTGTCTAATAGTGATGCTAATAGTCAAGGCTTTGCGAAAACGTCTAAACCCGGGACTTATTTCTTGACATCCGAATCTCCTGCTGTTATTTTTAGCTATTCTGAGGTCTTATTTGATCTTGCTGAGGCTACGGCACGCGGGTATATATCAGGTGATGCAGCTCAGCTTTATCAGGATGCAATTATAGCTTCATTTAACCAATTTGGTATTACTGATGCGACCTCAATAAATGCATATTTGTCACAACCTTCGGTTATCTATAATGCTGCTAATTATAAACAGTCTATCGGTGTACAAAAATGGATTGCGTTCTTTGGACAGGGGTTGGATGCTTTTGCTGAATGGAGAAGGCTGGATTATCCTCTATTAACAGCTGGTCCTTCTACAGTCTTAGATGGAGCAATGCCTCTTCGTTTTTTCTATCCGGGTACAGAGCAATCTTTGAATGGTATTAGCTATCAAGTGGCTGTAGCTAACCAAGGGGCTGATTTGTTGACAACGAAGCTTTGGTTTGATGTAAATTAA
- a CDS encoding phosphatase PAP2 family protein, with amino-acid sequence MIDYLKSLDTHLFLFLNCRHDMFWDYVMYWFSDKLIWVPMYILIAFFMIRRYKWKGFMMLLFIALLITLCDQTASNLIKNTVQRLRPSHEPTLLNFVHLSKAGAGGRYGFVSSHAANAFGLASFLCFVLNKKFILLKYWLFIWAAVVSYSRIYNGVHYPSDIIVGGIIGFMLGWLVAQLYFYYDKKWFAKTQKYLSASMKTYPLLYLSFLWRFLIK; translated from the coding sequence ATGATTGACTATTTAAAATCGTTGGATACCCATTTGTTCTTATTCCTAAATTGTCGGCATGACATGTTTTGGGATTATGTGATGTATTGGTTTAGCGATAAATTGATATGGGTTCCGATGTATATTTTAATTGCATTTTTTATGATTCGGCGTTATAAATGGAAAGGATTTATGATGCTTCTCTTTATAGCTTTGCTGATTACTTTGTGCGATCAGACTGCCTCTAATTTGATAAAAAATACCGTTCAGCGTTTGCGTCCATCTCATGAGCCTACTCTATTGAATTTTGTGCATTTGAGTAAAGCTGGTGCAGGAGGTCGCTATGGCTTTGTCTCTTCTCATGCTGCTAATGCATTTGGTTTAGCTTCGTTTTTGTGTTTTGTACTAAATAAAAAGTTTATTCTTTTAAAATATTGGTTATTTATATGGGCGGCTGTTGTTTCTTATAGTCGTATATATAATGGTGTTCATTATCCGAGCGATATTATTGTTGGAGGAATAATCGGTTTTATGCTTGGTTGGTTAGTTGCTCAGTTATATTTTTATTATGATAAAAAATGGTTTGCGAAAACCCAAAAATATTTATCAGCCTCAATGAAGACATATCCATTACTCTATCTCTCTTTTTTGTGGCGTTTCCTGATTAAGTGA
- a CDS encoding DUF4249 domain-containing protein, which translates to MIYSNIYNYYKEGLILVMLLFSLVGCTEDIKLDTDNADPVIVIYGTITDEMSYQEIHISSSTGYFDGEKNPQISNANVTISSDKGEEYQLQEIAEQPGTYRTATQIAGTPGTTYQLKVVTDFDKDGISETYKAEAKMEAKVELDSISISYKEIANKHFYSFNIYVQEPPEENYYMCRYVINDSLYSQISKYVVFDDLSVNNQYIKGSSIGYFLDDEERDDYKDNDDYNTLVFIAEGDVVKLQLSNISEGYYNFLIQCQDERDGENPFFGGPLSNITTNITGGGIGYFSAHSISEAMGAAKKTEK; encoded by the coding sequence ATGATCTATTCCAATATATATAATTATTACAAAGAAGGATTAATTTTAGTCATGCTCCTCTTTTCTCTTGTAGGATGTACGGAAGATATAAAACTTGATACGGATAATGCAGATCCGGTTATCGTTATCTATGGAACAATTACCGATGAAATGAGCTATCAGGAAATACATATCAGTTCATCCACAGGCTACTTTGATGGAGAAAAAAATCCGCAGATATCAAATGCCAATGTAACAATCTCATCTGATAAAGGAGAAGAATATCAACTGCAAGAAATAGCCGAGCAACCGGGGACATATCGTACAGCAACACAAATTGCAGGTACTCCTGGAACAACCTATCAGCTAAAAGTAGTAACAGATTTCGATAAAGACGGGATCTCGGAAACCTATAAAGCGGAAGCTAAAATGGAAGCTAAAGTTGAACTCGACTCAATAAGCATTTCTTATAAAGAAATAGCAAATAAGCATTTCTATTCGTTTAATATATATGTACAAGAGCCACCAGAAGAGAACTATTATATGTGCCGCTACGTTATCAATGATTCTTTATATAGTCAGATAAGTAAATATGTTGTTTTTGATGATTTAAGCGTCAATAATCAATATATAAAAGGAAGTTCCATAGGATATTTTCTTGATGACGAAGAGAGAGATGATTACAAAGATAATGATGATTATAATACTTTAGTATTTATAGCCGAAGGAGATGTTGTTAAGCTACAATTATCAAATATCAGCGAAGGATACTATAATTTTCTGATTCAGTGTCAAGATGAAAGAGATGGAGAAAATCCTTTCTTTGGAGGACCATTAAGCAATATTACGACTAATATTACAGGAGGAGGCATTGGGTATTTCTCAGCTCATAGCATATCAGAAGCAATGGGCGCAGCAAAGAAAACAGAAAAATAG
- a CDS encoding TonB-dependent receptor has protein sequence MKLTNLFKNKKKYYLALLFTIIFTGVSAQNTKLSIHKKDATIIQIFTDLERKSDYVFFFSDDVKTELSQRVSISVRNKPIKKILDEVLMETLLEYRIVGRQITISKKTEKRTSPQGKQNKNLMFKGVVTDADNKQPLANVNIFIVELGTGTSTDENGIFNIIIPQGIYSFRMSYIGYKKNIQKVNTSSNNECNFTLQSDTKLDEVLVLANKKDENVTRTNMGVEKLTINEIKRMPALMGEVDVIKAIQLLPGVQATAEGGSGYSVRGGSADQNLIVIDNSTVYNASHMFGFFSVFNNDVVENVELYKGDLPMKYGGRLSSLLDVQLKDNYTDKLKGSGGIGLISSRLMLEGSAGKRTNWMIAGRRSYADLFLKASSDESINKSIIYFYDLNAKISHRFSLKDKISLNMYMGNDKFGAASVAEFSYGNRVGSLTWGHIFNENLSFKLSANATNYHYELESKLDDAAIKWKAGISDVMLRWDWNQSINERIKLTYGATSTLHFFNPGIIIQPDYDDFRIPKNKALEHGIYLSNEHKLSDRFTVRYGLRWSIFQNIGSATVYKYDENYEASDSTYYGAGKIYHTYHALEPRAGMVYKVSETSSIKANYARNTQFIQLANNSSAGSPLDLWFPSNSNVKPQTVDMLSTGYFQNFNHNSIEASVEVYYKKMNNVIDFADHADLLLNKKLDGEVRTGKGKAYGIELMIKKNTGRLTGFINYTLSRSERTIPEINKGKTYLSPFDKTHSINISASYELSKKWTLSAAWIYATGNPTSYPTGRFEINGEYFPIYSGRNEYRKKDYHRLDLSVNYIPTHKPGKKWKGEWNFSLYNAYGHKNPWIITYDQNTANGIPNAQMTYLFSMVPSITYNFKF, from the coding sequence ATGAAACTTACTAATTTATTCAAAAACAAAAAGAAGTATTATTTAGCTTTACTATTCACTATTATTTTCACAGGAGTATCTGCACAAAACACTAAACTATCTATTCACAAAAAAGATGCCACTATCATTCAAATTTTCACAGACCTTGAAAGAAAAAGTGATTATGTATTTTTCTTTTCTGACGACGTAAAAACAGAGTTAAGCCAAAGAGTTAGCATCTCTGTAAGAAACAAACCTATCAAAAAAATACTTGATGAGGTTTTAATGGAAACACTTTTGGAGTATAGGATTGTAGGCAGGCAAATTACTATTAGCAAAAAGACAGAAAAAAGAACCTCGCCGCAAGGGAAACAAAACAAGAATTTAATGTTCAAAGGAGTAGTCACCGATGCTGATAATAAACAACCACTGGCAAATGTGAACATCTTCATAGTAGAACTAGGCACTGGCACTTCTACAGACGAAAACGGGATTTTCAACATCATTATTCCCCAAGGAATCTATTCTTTTAGGATGTCATACATCGGTTATAAAAAGAATATACAAAAAGTAAATACAAGTAGTAACAATGAATGTAACTTCACTCTCCAATCTGACACAAAATTAGATGAAGTGCTGGTCTTAGCCAATAAAAAGGATGAGAATGTGACACGTACTAACATGGGAGTAGAGAAGTTAACGATCAATGAGATAAAACGTATGCCGGCTCTAATGGGAGAAGTAGACGTTATCAAAGCCATACAGCTATTGCCTGGTGTACAAGCTACTGCTGAAGGAGGTTCTGGATATAGTGTACGAGGAGGATCGGCTGACCAAAATCTGATCGTGATCGATAACAGTACCGTATACAACGCTTCTCACATGTTTGGCTTCTTTTCCGTATTTAATAATGACGTGGTAGAAAACGTAGAATTATATAAAGGAGACTTACCAATGAAATATGGTGGGAGATTATCTTCATTACTCGATGTACAATTAAAAGATAATTATACCGATAAATTAAAAGGTAGCGGAGGAATCGGATTAATATCCAGCCGCCTAATGCTAGAAGGTTCGGCAGGAAAACGTACTAACTGGATGATTGCCGGACGCAGAAGTTACGCGGACCTATTTCTAAAAGCGTCATCGGATGAATCTATCAATAAGAGTATTATCTACTTTTACGACCTAAACGCAAAAATATCTCACCGGTTTTCATTGAAAGATAAGATATCACTTAATATGTATATGGGTAATGATAAATTCGGAGCGGCATCTGTTGCCGAATTTTCTTATGGAAATCGCGTCGGTTCGTTAACCTGGGGACATATATTTAATGAAAATCTTTCCTTCAAATTAAGTGCGAATGCTACAAATTACCATTATGAATTAGAATCGAAATTAGATGATGCAGCAATTAAATGGAAAGCTGGAATCAGCGATGTAATGCTTAGATGGGATTGGAATCAGAGCATCAATGAGCGTATAAAGCTGACCTATGGAGCAACCAGTACTCTTCACTTCTTTAATCCGGGAATTATAATACAACCTGATTATGATGACTTTCGTATTCCTAAAAACAAAGCATTAGAACACGGTATATATCTATCTAACGAACACAAATTGAGCGACCGCTTTACAGTAAGATATGGCTTAAGATGGTCTATTTTTCAAAATATTGGTAGTGCTACTGTCTATAAATATGATGAAAATTATGAAGCTTCCGATTCTACTTATTATGGAGCAGGAAAGATTTACCACACTTACCATGCATTGGAACCAAGAGCAGGAATGGTATATAAGGTTTCTGAAACATCTTCTATCAAGGCGAATTATGCCCGCAATACACAATTTATACAATTAGCGAATAATTCTTCAGCCGGCTCCCCACTTGATTTGTGGTTTCCTTCCAACTCAAATGTAAAACCGCAAACGGTAGATATGCTTTCCACTGGATATTTTCAGAACTTCAATCATAATTCAATCGAAGCTTCCGTAGAAGTATACTATAAAAAGATGAATAATGTCATTGACTTTGCCGATCATGCTGATTTATTATTAAATAAGAAGCTAGATGGAGAAGTAAGGACTGGTAAAGGGAAAGCCTATGGAATAGAACTTATGATAAAGAAAAATACAGGTCGCCTTACCGGATTTATAAACTACACTTTATCTCGTTCTGAAAGAACCATCCCCGAAATAAACAAAGGAAAAACTTATCTTTCACCTTTCGATAAAACACATAGTATTAATATATCAGCCTCTTATGAACTTTCCAAAAAATGGACCCTTTCGGCTGCATGGATTTACGCAACAGGAAATCCGACATCATACCCTACCGGACGATTTGAGATAAATGGAGAATATTTCCCGATCTATTCAGGAAGAAACGAATATAGAAAGAAAGATTATCACAGGTTAGATCTATCAGTAAACTATATACCAACTCACAAACCAGGAAAAAAATGGAAAGGAGAATGGAACTTCTCCTTATACAATGCATACGGACATAAAAATCCATGGATCATTACATACGATCAAAATACAGCAAACGGCATACCTAATGCCCAAATGACTTATTTATTTAGCATGGTGCCCTCTATTACTTACAATTTTAAATTTTAA
- a CDS encoding FecR domain-containing protein, with protein MTEKDYTKYKAADFAKDLRFISWQFSTKNATDEIFWNAFLKEHPEMEMEINRAIAILHSVKLNKNEITPKEREIEILKLKKRILHQKKQLTLRRVFYVATAACAICAIFILQNIFMTDDKMKDVVAKNSKEIQLIANNNITILPQNANIECKGDGTLLINSKGKESSVIKSGRKMNRLIIPKGRRSTLLMADGTKIWINSASEIEFQSSNSKKKKREIYLTGEAYLEVAKDKTRPFTVHSQGFSVEVLGTKFNVSAYQNDIAQRVVLLEGSVKVKSEGKKSLTLSPNQMATITQNSITASEVDAYDYISWKDGILCLSSHPLSQVFSYLERYYNVKIDTCPAVDSLKCNGKLILTENIESVLNSIESTMPIQAIKEDDLIKICLTKK; from the coding sequence ATGACAGAAAAGGATTATACAAAGTACAAAGCTGCAGATTTTGCAAAAGATTTGCGCTTTATCAGTTGGCAGTTTTCAACTAAAAATGCTACCGACGAGATTTTTTGGAATGCTTTTTTAAAAGAGCATCCGGAAATGGAAATGGAAATAAACCGTGCCATTGCAATATTGCATTCGGTAAAATTAAACAAAAACGAAATCACACCTAAAGAGAGAGAAATTGAAATACTAAAACTAAAAAAAAGGATTCTCCATCAGAAAAAACAACTTACGTTACGCCGTGTCTTTTATGTAGCCACAGCAGCTTGTGCAATATGTGCCATATTCATACTACAAAATATTTTTATGACAGATGATAAAATGAAAGATGTGGTGGCAAAAAACTCTAAAGAGATTCAACTTATAGCAAATAATAATATCACTATATTACCTCAAAATGCCAACATTGAATGTAAAGGAGACGGAACATTGCTCATTAACAGTAAGGGAAAAGAATCAAGTGTTATTAAAAGTGGAAGAAAAATGAACCGCCTAATAATTCCAAAAGGGAGACGCTCTACACTATTAATGGCTGATGGAACAAAAATATGGATAAATTCTGCTTCTGAAATAGAATTTCAAAGTTCAAATTCAAAAAAGAAAAAAAGAGAAATCTATCTAACGGGAGAGGCTTACCTAGAAGTAGCCAAAGACAAAACAAGACCTTTCACAGTGCATAGCCAAGGTTTCAGCGTAGAAGTGCTCGGCACAAAATTCAATGTATCTGCTTATCAAAATGACATTGCTCAAAGAGTCGTATTATTGGAAGGAAGCGTCAAAGTTAAATCTGAAGGGAAAAAATCACTCACATTAAGCCCCAACCAAATGGCTACCATCACACAAAACAGTATTACTGCCAGTGAAGTAGATGCATATGATTATATCAGTTGGAAAGATGGCATTCTTTGTTTATCCAGCCATCCGCTAAGTCAAGTTTTCTCTTACTTAGAAAGATATTATAATGTAAAAATCGACACTTGTCCAGCAGTAGACAGCTTAAAATGTAACGGAAAACTAATACTAACTGAAAATATTGAAAGTGTACTAAACTCAATCGAGTCCACTATGCCCATACAAGCGATTAAAGAGGATGACCTTATTAAAATATGTTTAACAAAAAAATAA